From Nitrospirae bacterium CG2_30_53_67, one genomic window encodes:
- a CDS encoding phosphopyruvate hydratase, giving the protein MTGIVSVQGREILDSRGNPTVEVDVILECGAMGRAAVPSGASTGEHEAVELRDQDPKRYFGKGVQKAVHHVNQVIGPKIMGMDALAQEEIDRKMIRLDGTPNKGKLGANAILGCSMAAARASAEALGIPLYRYLGGVQANTLPVPMMNILNGGSHADTNVDLQEFLIMPVGAERFSEALRMGAEVFHALKSVLKKKGYSTSVGDEGGFAPNLRSNEEAVELILEAIHKGGYKPGKDIALALDAAASEFFEQGRYVFRKSDGSRMHPAEMAEYYENWVRQYPLISIEDGMAEDDWEGWRILTEKLGDRIQLIGDDLFVTSTQRLRMGIERKAANSILIKVNQIGTLTETFDAIDMARKAGYTAVVSHRSGETEDTTIADLVVAAGTGQIKTGSISRSERVAKYNQLLRIEEALGQSARFPGREVLYHLKKPAVPSKAKGKGKRS; this is encoded by the coding sequence ATGACAGGAATCGTGTCTGTACAGGGACGGGAAATCCTGGATTCACGCGGGAATCCTACGGTTGAGGTGGATGTCATCCTTGAATGCGGCGCTATGGGGCGGGCTGCCGTCCCTTCCGGCGCTTCTACAGGTGAACACGAAGCCGTTGAATTAAGAGACCAGGATCCGAAGCGGTATTTTGGCAAGGGGGTGCAAAAGGCCGTTCATCATGTCAATCAGGTGATCGGTCCCAAGATCATGGGAATGGACGCCTTGGCGCAGGAAGAGATTGACAGGAAGATGATCCGTCTGGACGGCACACCCAACAAGGGGAAATTAGGGGCCAATGCGATTCTGGGCTGTTCCATGGCTGCGGCCAGGGCGTCGGCTGAAGCCTTGGGTATCCCGCTTTACAGATATTTGGGCGGGGTGCAGGCCAACACCTTGCCTGTCCCGATGATGAATATCTTAAATGGAGGGTCTCATGCGGACACCAACGTAGACCTTCAGGAGTTTTTGATTATGCCTGTAGGCGCTGAACGATTTTCTGAGGCTCTGCGGATGGGCGCAGAGGTGTTCCATGCCTTGAAGTCCGTATTGAAAAAGAAAGGATATAGCACCTCTGTGGGTGATGAAGGAGGGTTTGCGCCCAATCTTCGATCTAATGAGGAAGCGGTGGAACTCATCCTTGAAGCCATTCACAAGGGCGGCTACAAGCCCGGGAAGGATATTGCTCTGGCCCTGGACGCTGCGGCCAGTGAGTTCTTTGAGCAAGGGAGGTATGTCTTCAGAAAATCAGACGGGTCCAGGATGCATCCTGCTGAGATGGCCGAATACTATGAAAATTGGGTCAGGCAATACCCGCTTATTTCCATCGAAGACGGGATGGCTGAAGACGACTGGGAGGGCTGGAGGATCCTTACAGAGAAACTGGGAGACCGGATTCAACTGATCGGTGATGATCTTTTTGTGACCAGCACCCAAAGACTGAGGATGGGGATTGAGCGTAAAGCTGCGAATTCCATTCTGATCAAGGTGAACCAGATCGGTACACTGACCGAAACCTTCGATGCGATTGATATGGCGAGAAAAGCGGGATATACAGCCGTGGTTTCCCATCGGTCGGGTGAAACAGAGGATACGACCATCGCGGACCTGGTGGTGGCGGCAGGGACCGGCCAGATCAAGACCGGATCAATCAGCCGGAGCGAGAGGGTGGCAAAGTATAATCAGCTTCTCAGAATCGAGGAAGCCTTGGGCCAGTCCGCAAGATTTCCAGGAAGAGAGGTCCTCTATCATTTGAAAAAGCCCGCCGTTCCTTCAAAAGCCAAGGGAAAAGGAAAGAGGTCTTGA
- a CDS encoding TIGR02757 family protein produces the protein MMQVLDLKETLDRLYHTYDIHHISSDPLVLVHGFKRPEDQEVAGLIAAVFAYGRVGQIQKTVRTILDRMDGSPCAFIRGFDPRKDAERFHGIVHRFNDETDILCLILGIKKALKKYGSIKNLFLKGYDSGHEDIGEALSAFVERFLNMDYSPILGKKALPKDAGVRFLFPSPKNRSACKRLNMYLRWMVRRDDGLDLGLWREVSPSKLVIPLDTHLFRISARIGLTRRRSPDWETAREVTRNLRILDPSDPVKYDFALARLGILKQCTKKRDLKQCEVCPLYRICSYERCGLKDPVRKQG, from the coding sequence ATGATGCAGGTTCTGGATCTCAAAGAAACCCTGGACCGTCTTTATCATACCTATGATATCCACCATATTTCCTCCGATCCTCTTGTATTGGTTCATGGTTTCAAACGGCCCGAAGACCAGGAAGTGGCCGGTCTGATTGCCGCCGTATTTGCTTATGGCAGGGTCGGTCAGATCCAGAAGACGGTTCGGACGATTCTCGACCGCATGGATGGTTCGCCTTGTGCCTTTATCCGAGGGTTCGATCCAAGGAAGGACGCTGAACGTTTCCATGGGATCGTCCACAGGTTTAACGATGAGACCGACATCCTCTGCCTGATCCTCGGTATTAAAAAAGCGCTGAAGAAATACGGCAGCATCAAGAATCTGTTTCTAAAAGGATATGACTCAGGGCATGAGGATATCGGGGAAGCCCTTTCCGCCTTTGTGGAGCGCTTCCTGAATATGGACTATTCGCCGATTTTGGGAAAAAAGGCGCTCCCCAAGGATGCAGGCGTAAGGTTTTTATTCCCTTCTCCGAAGAACCGGAGCGCCTGCAAAAGGCTGAACATGTATTTAAGATGGATGGTCCGGAGGGATGACGGGCTGGACCTGGGATTATGGAGAGAGGTTTCTCCGTCCAAGCTGGTCATTCCGCTCGATACACACCTTTTCCGGATTTCTGCAAGGATCGGCCTGACTCGAAGGCGTTCACCGGATTGGGAAACAGCCAGGGAGGTGACCCGGAACCTTAGAATCCTGGACCCTTCCGATCCTGTCAAGTACGATTTCGCCTTGGCCCGCCTGGGGATACTCAAACAGTGTACGAAAAAAAGGGATCTCAAACAATGTGAGGTCTGCCCGCTATACAGGATATGCAGTTACGAACGATGCGGGCTAAAGGATCCTGTTCGTAAACAGGGGTGA